From Candidatus Nomurabacteria bacterium, one genomic window encodes:
- the gmd gene encoding GDP-mannose 4,6-dehydratase, giving the protein MSKVALITGITGQDGSYLAELLLDKGYEVHGVVRRSSNYYIGSDDGMCEQGYLTDHDNLHLHYGDLSDSSGLERVIKTTRPDEIYNLGAMSDVRVSFDIPEYTGDVTGLGTVRILEAVRNNDLKNTRIYQASTSELFGKVVETPQTEMTPFYPRSPYAVAKLYSHWMCKNYKESYGMFISSGILFNHESPRRGPNFVTRKISRGVANILAGKQEKIFLGNIDAKRDWGYAPEYVEAMWHMLQQDEPDDYVLATNETHSVREFLEEAFSHVGLNWEDHVEIKKQLFRPAEVDVLIGNPAKAKEKLGWEPKTTFKELVSILVDADIASVSKEQ; this is encoded by the coding sequence ATGTCTAAAGTTGCGCTAATAACAGGTATTACTGGTCAAGATGGTTCTTACCTTGCTGAATTATTGCTGGATAAAGGATATGAAGTTCATGGCGTCGTTCGACGTTCTAGTAATTACTATATTGGTTCCGATGATGGGATGTGTGAACAGGGCTATTTAACTGATCATGATAATTTACACCTACACTATGGTGATTTGTCTGACTCGAGTGGTTTGGAAAGAGTTATCAAAACAACTCGTCCAGATGAAATATACAACTTAGGTGCAATGAGTGATGTTAGGGTTAGTTTTGATATTCCTGAATACACAGGAGATGTAACTGGTTTGGGTACGGTTCGCATACTTGAGGCTGTTCGTAACAATGATTTGAAAAATACAAGAATCTATCAAGCGTCAACGTCTGAGCTTTTTGGGAAGGTTGTTGAGACTCCGCAAACTGAGATGACTCCATTTTATCCCAGAAGTCCCTATGCGGTGGCCAAGCTGTATTCTCACTGGATGTGCAAAAACTACAAAGAGTCATATGGAATGTTCATTTCTAGTGGCATACTCTTCAATCATGAATCTCCACGTAGGGGTCCAAATTTTGTGACGAGAAAAATTTCCAGAGGGGTAGCGAATATTTTGGCTGGTAAACAGGAAAAAATATTTCTAGGAAATATTGATGCAAAGAGAGACTGGGGCTATGCTCCAGAATATGTTGAAGCAATGTGGCATATGTTGCAACAAGATGAGCCTGATGACTATGTACTTGCCACCAATGAGACTCACTCGGTTCGTGAGTTTCTTGAGGAAGCATTCTCCCATGTTGGATTAAATTGGGAGGATCATGTGGAAATCAAGAAACAACTTTTCCGGCCTGCTGAGGTAGATGTCTTGATCGGAAATCCTGCTAAGGCAAAAGAGAAGCTTGGCTGGGAGCCTAAAACTACTTTTAAGGAGTTGGTCAGTATTTTGGTAGATGCTGATATTGCTAGTGTAAGTAAAGAACAATGA